A genomic region of Caldicellulosiruptor acetigenus contains the following coding sequences:
- the asrB gene encoding anaerobic sulfite reductase subunit AsrB, protein MSENIMLPHPHKIIDIIPETEDVYTFRVETSAKVKHGQFFQVSIPKIGEAPISVSSMGENWVELTIRKVGKLTNEIFNLKPGDKIFMRGPYGNSFPIEEFKGKHLVVIAGGTGVAPVRSFLKYFYENPNEIKSLYFIAGFRDEKNILFKEDLKNFRTRFNTIYTLDRNIIEGFEVGLVTEHIKKIPFNSFEDYNVVIVGPHVMMHFAALECLKNGVSEEKIWVSFERRMSCGVGKCGHCKINETYVCLEGPVFNYTKAKNLLD, encoded by the coding sequence ATGAGCGAAAATATAATGCTTCCCCATCCACATAAAATAATAGACATTATTCCCGAAACAGAAGACGTATATACCTTTAGAGTAGAAACCAGCGCAAAAGTTAAACATGGGCAATTTTTTCAGGTATCTATACCTAAAATTGGAGAAGCTCCTATATCAGTAAGTTCTATGGGTGAAAATTGGGTGGAGCTTACTATAAGGAAAGTAGGAAAGCTTACCAATGAGATATTCAATTTAAAGCCCGGTGATAAGATATTTATGCGCGGACCTTACGGTAATTCATTTCCGATAGAGGAATTTAAGGGCAAACATTTGGTTGTCATTGCCGGTGGTACTGGAGTTGCTCCTGTTAGAAGTTTTTTAAAGTATTTTTACGAAAATCCAAATGAAATAAAATCCCTGTACTTTATTGCTGGATTCAGGGATGAAAAGAATATTTTGTTTAAAGAGGATCTAAAAAATTTTAGAACAAGATTTAACACGATCTATACTCTTGATAGAAATATAATAGAAGGTTTTGAAGTTGGCCTTGTTACCGAACACATTAAGAAAATACCATTCAATTCATTTGAGGACTATAATGTAGTAATCGTAGGACCTCATGTTATGATGCACTTCGCCGCTTTAGAATGTTTAAAAAACGGAGTATCTGAAGAGAAAATCTGGGTATCATTTGAAAGAAGAATGTCCTGTGGTGTTGGCAAGTGCGGTCATTGTAAGATAAATGAAACATATGTTTGTTTAGAAGGCCCTGTTTTTAATTATACCAAGGCGAAAAATTTACTGGACTGA
- a CDS encoding LysR family transcriptional regulator has product MTLRDIEIFVTVCELKSMSAAAKKLYMSQPAVSQAISQIEGEFQIKLFDRIGKKLSLTYPGEILYSYGRRILNLVREAENILYDVRNMRMGRLNVGASTTVGIYLLPKIIGDFREKFSVDVYFTIDNTAGIEKLILDNAIDLGIVEGPVHSRDIIVIPYIDDELYLVSSKNHRWAEKGIICPEEIENEDIIMREKGSGTREVFEETMAKNNVRYRIKYVLNSTEAIKKAVEANIGVSVISKLAVEKEIRDGRLVKVNIENIRFERKFSIIYHKDKFKSNLFEEFIKHLYDYTVNK; this is encoded by the coding sequence ATGACCCTTAGAGATATAGAAATTTTCGTTACTGTTTGTGAGCTAAAAAGTATGTCTGCTGCCGCAAAAAAGCTCTATATGTCACAACCTGCTGTAAGTCAAGCTATATCACAAATAGAAGGAGAATTTCAGATCAAACTCTTTGACAGAATAGGCAAAAAACTTAGCCTTACCTACCCAGGTGAAATACTTTATAGTTACGGAAGACGCATACTCAATCTTGTTAGGGAAGCAGAAAATATCCTTTATGATGTGAGAAATATGAGGATGGGAAGACTAAATGTGGGAGCCAGTACCACAGTAGGAATTTATCTGCTTCCGAAAATAATTGGTGATTTCAGAGAAAAATTCAGTGTGGATGTTTACTTTACAATCGACAACACAGCAGGAATAGAAAAGCTAATACTTGACAATGCTATAGATCTTGGTATTGTAGAAGGACCAGTACACTCAAGGGATATTATTGTAATACCATATATAGACGATGAATTGTATCTTGTATCCTCAAAAAACCACAGATGGGCAGAGAAAGGAATTATCTGCCCCGAAGAAATTGAAAATGAAGATATAATTATGCGAGAAAAGGGAAGCGGAACGAGGGAAGTTTTTGAAGAAACAATGGCGAAAAATAATGTGAGGTACAGAATAAAATATGTTCTTAACAGTACCGAAGCAATAAAAAAGGCTGTCGAAGCTAATATAGGTGTTTCGGTCATTTCTAAGCTGGCTGTGGAAAAGGAAATAAGAGATGGCAGACTTGTGAAAGTTAATATTGAAAATATTAGATTTGAAAGAAAGTTTAGTATCATTTATCATAAAGATAAGTTCAAATCAAACTTATTTGAAGAGTTTATAAAACACCTTTATGATTACACCGTAAATAAATAA
- a CDS encoding TatD family hydrolase, with the protein MKEIVDSHVHVSLLPFEGWENMSLAGVRKIIGCSLFFGAKHAETLFDHFHQMLTLSMNIAAKNGIKLYVTIGIHPMGIPDDWTRVIDALPDYLKMSGVVGLGEIGLHEGNQREQQVLHEQLKIAKEYGVPVILHTPPDNRVEITEKTIEIAAKVGIEPRKVIIDHANLDIIDLIEDFGAVPGLTIRQDGLTSQLLLNHLERFQRGVLNSDYSNLKPNDLLSVPKTVRYLELNRAYPEIIDRIARYNAEEIFSI; encoded by the coding sequence ATGAAAGAAATTGTAGATTCTCATGTGCATGTTTCGTTACTCCCGTTCGAAGGATGGGAAAATATGTCATTAGCAGGGGTAAGGAAAATTATTGGTTGTTCCCTATTTTTTGGGGCAAAACATGCCGAAACACTCTTTGATCATTTTCATCAGATGTTAACTCTTTCTATGAATATTGCTGCTAAAAATGGTATTAAGCTTTACGTTACCATTGGAATTCACCCCATGGGAATACCGGACGATTGGACCAGAGTGATCGACGCTCTTCCAGACTACCTTAAAATGAGTGGTGTTGTTGGGCTTGGTGAGATTGGGCTGCATGAGGGAAACCAGCGGGAGCAGCAGGTCCTCCATGAACAATTGAAGATTGCCAAGGAATATGGGGTTCCAGTAATCCTTCATACTCCGCCAGACAACAGGGTTGAAATTACCGAGAAAACAATTGAGATTGCTGCTAAGGTAGGAATTGAACCCCGAAAAGTGATAATAGACCATGCTAATTTAGATATTATTGACTTAATCGAAGATTTTGGTGCTGTGCCCGGTCTTACAATTCGCCAGGATGGGCTTACTTCTCAACTGTTGCTGAATCATCTGGAACGTTTCCAACGAGGTGTACTAAATAGCGATTACAGTAATCTCAAACCCAATGATCTACTAAGTGTACCCAAGACGGTGCGGTACTTAGAATTGAATCGAGCTTACCCAGAAATTATTGATCGAATTGCAAGATACAATGCTGAGGAAATTTTTAGTATTTAA
- a CDS encoding nitrite reductase: MEKKYVNKGFIQQLDGSYAVVIHPVNGYLEPEQLETIWRLSKQYGGAKLTVTQAIMIFGIKPEDFDKIAEELEKVRLPLADIGPVVRNVKVCSCEHCKRVIRDVTPLAAQINQCLAGLATPKKFKIAVNGCPNSCVEAQLNDLGIIAVKDGYWIYLGGKGGRQPQLGTRLDVVIKEEYLIDTVKRIVNGYIQVAQNERLAEVINRMGFLPFLRIALAWNSEGIKTCIGARYCKNGVGDVHAIAEHIVSSGNLQGNITISGCGNACAMDKEADYNVVVLKDRVWVYNKNGNMVVINGDQLSEYLRKNGILR; this comes from the coding sequence ATGGAGAAAAAGTACGTCAATAAAGGGTTTATACAGCAGTTAGATGGTAGTTACGCTGTTGTAATCCATCCTGTCAATGGGTATCTTGAACCAGAACAGCTGGAGACTATCTGGAGGCTAAGCAAACAATACGGAGGTGCGAAGCTTACAGTTACTCAGGCTATAATGATTTTTGGCATAAAGCCAGAGGATTTTGACAAGATTGCTGAAGAGTTGGAGAAGGTTCGCCTGCCTTTGGCTGATATTGGGCCAGTAGTACGAAATGTTAAAGTATGTTCTTGTGAGCATTGCAAACGTGTAATTCGCGACGTTACACCACTGGCAGCGCAAATCAATCAGTGCCTTGCAGGACTTGCGACGCCGAAAAAATTTAAGATTGCTGTAAATGGTTGCCCTAATTCATGCGTTGAGGCACAACTAAATGATTTGGGCATCATTGCAGTCAAAGACGGCTATTGGATTTATCTCGGAGGCAAAGGTGGTCGTCAGCCACAGTTAGGTACTCGGTTAGATGTGGTTATCAAGGAAGAATATCTAATCGATACAGTTAAACGTATTGTTAATGGCTATATTCAGGTTGCACAAAACGAACGATTGGCTGAGGTTATTAACCGCATGGGGTTTTTACCATTCCTTAGAATAGCATTGGCATGGAATAGTGAAGGAATCAAGACATGCATAGGTGCGCGCTATTGCAAAAATGGTGTTGGGGATGTCCATGCTATAGCTGAGCATATAGTATCCTCAGGCAATTTACAAGGAAATATAACCATCAGTGGTTGTGGTAATGCATGTGCTATGGATAAGGAAGCAGATTACAATGTTGTCGTTTTGAAAGATAGAGTATGGGTATATAATAAAAACGGCAATATGGTAGTTATCAATGGGGACCAGTTATCCGAGTATCTTAGAAAAAATGGTATTTTAAGGTGA
- the hemA gene encoding glutamyl-tRNA reductase, whose amino-acid sequence MLWVIGINHKVDIDIRQKFSLTKTKLQEKLIDLKKLANEVIILSTCNRTEIYFFSEEYIDIEEIFTELAWDKKYMPLFYIYKDKDCIKHLFEVVCGFDSLIVGEEQIVAQVKEAKEISDSAGGKNPVLDRLFDLSLRCSKEFRTTSRLNEHPITIASVVGRVIKESNIKKVAIIGLGNIGFLFCNYFKNSDVDKVFLIGRKNEKIDQFVKLNPEKFGYYDKKEAILEAQCLICSTSAPHPVVHKDDIPEGKSLLIFDLAVPRDVDVEVYKLPNVKVIDIDQVHKMDTVNKEFRISKMQENYHIIDKYVDEFIDWLEFRQYKNLIMDMKKHAEQLCKMQVKKLKDFDNQEREKIEVLLLRIANLYIDRAVEVLREAHKEGSGEICSNLMRRIFLK is encoded by the coding sequence GTGCTATGGGTCATTGGAATCAATCACAAAGTAGATATTGATATCAGACAAAAGTTTTCTCTGACAAAGACCAAGCTACAAGAAAAGCTTATAGACTTGAAAAAATTAGCAAACGAAGTCATAATTCTCAGTACTTGCAACAGAACAGAAATATACTTCTTTTCAGAGGAATATATTGACATAGAAGAAATATTCACTGAACTTGCCTGGGATAAGAAATATATGCCTTTATTTTATATTTACAAAGACAAAGATTGTATAAAACATCTATTTGAAGTTGTATGTGGTTTTGATTCGCTTATAGTTGGAGAAGAACAAATTGTAGCTCAAGTAAAAGAAGCAAAAGAGATTTCAGATTCAGCTGGCGGTAAAAACCCAGTCCTTGACAGACTTTTTGATTTGAGCTTAAGATGTTCGAAAGAGTTTCGAACAACGTCAAGGTTAAATGAGCATCCCATTACAATTGCATCAGTTGTTGGAAGAGTTATAAAGGAGTCAAATATCAAAAAAGTTGCTATAATTGGACTTGGAAATATTGGATTTTTATTTTGCAACTACTTTAAAAATTCAGATGTCGACAAAGTGTTTTTGATAGGACGAAAAAATGAAAAAATTGACCAATTCGTTAAGCTAAATCCTGAAAAGTTTGGGTATTATGATAAAAAGGAGGCAATCTTAGAAGCCCAGTGTCTAATATGTTCAACATCTGCCCCACATCCAGTTGTCCACAAAGATGATATACCAGAGGGAAAAAGTTTACTCATATTTGACCTTGCTGTGCCAAGAGATGTTGATGTTGAGGTATATAAACTTCCGAACGTTAAAGTGATTGATATAGACCAAGTTCATAAGATGGATACTGTTAACAAAGAATTTAGAATTTCAAAGATGCAAGAGAACTACCATATAATTGATAAATATGTTGATGAATTTATTGATTGGCTTGAGTTTAGGCAGTACAAAAACTTAATTATGGACATGAAGAAACATGCAGAGCAGCTGTGTAAAATGCAAGTGAAGAAGTTAAAAGATTTTGACAACCAAGAGAGAGAAAAAATTGAAGTGCTTTTGCTAAGGATAGCAAATTTATATATTGATAGGGCAGTTGAAGTTTTAAGAGAGGCACACAAAGAAGGAAGTGGTGAAATTTGTTCAAATCTGATGAGGAGAATATTCTTGAAGTAG
- the asrC gene encoding sulfite reductase subunit C produces MGYDIDVEKLRRNCYRQSKVSGEFMLQMRVPGGVISAKYFPLFKHIAETWGNGEIHLGMRQTISIPGIKYENIEAVNKYIRSYIEDIEVKLCGVEMEVNDNGYPTIGARNIMACIGNRHCIYANIDTTDLARKIEKIIFPSDYHIKLSISGCPNDCGKAHFNDFGIIGITKTEYDYERCIGCKKCVEACARHATGVLSVEKGKIVKDNCCCVGCGECVLVCPTGAWTRNPKKFYRVLIGGRTGKQTPRMGKIFLNWVTEDVVLGVLKNWEAFSAYVLNNKPQYLHGGHLIDRVGYEKFKEMILKDVQLNPEAMVAQRVLWTETEYRSNFNLKPVNQR; encoded by the coding sequence ATGGGTTATGATATTGATGTAGAAAAACTTCGCAGAAACTGCTATCGTCAGTCAAAAGTAAGTGGTGAGTTTATGCTTCAAATGCGTGTTCCTGGTGGTGTAATAAGCGCTAAATATTTTCCATTGTTCAAACATATAGCGGAAACGTGGGGAAATGGTGAAATTCACTTAGGGATGAGGCAGACAATTTCAATTCCTGGTATTAAGTATGAAAATATAGAGGCGGTTAACAAATATATAAGGTCTTATATTGAGGATATAGAAGTAAAGTTATGCGGTGTTGAAATGGAAGTTAATGACAACGGATATCCGACCATAGGTGCTCGTAATATAATGGCTTGCATAGGCAATCGTCATTGCATATATGCTAACATTGACACAACCGACCTGGCCAGGAAAATAGAAAAGATTATATTCCCCAGCGATTATCACATAAAGTTAAGTATATCAGGATGCCCCAATGACTGTGGCAAAGCTCACTTTAATGATTTTGGTATAATTGGTATCACAAAAACAGAATACGATTATGAGCGCTGTATAGGGTGTAAAAAATGTGTGGAAGCATGTGCACGCCATGCAACGGGTGTTTTATCTGTTGAAAAAGGCAAAATCGTCAAAGACAATTGCTGTTGCGTCGGCTGTGGCGAATGTGTTCTTGTGTGCCCAACCGGGGCTTGGACCAGGAACCCTAAAAAATTTTACAGGGTATTGATCGGCGGCAGAACAGGAAAGCAAACACCTCGTATGGGAAAAATCTTCTTAAACTGGGTTACAGAAGATGTGGTTTTGGGTGTACTTAAAAACTGGGAGGCATTTTCTGCTTATGTGTTGAATAATAAACCTCAATATCTCCATGGCGGACACCTTATTGATAGAGTGGGATATGAGAAATTTAAAGAAATGATATTAAAAGATGTCCAACTAAACCCAGAAGCTATGGTAGCTCAAAGAGTTTTGTGGACAGAAACCGAATATAGATCTAACTTTAACTTAAAACCTGTAAACCAGCGTTAA
- the asrA gene encoding anaerobic sulfite reductase subunit AsrA: MSYCVSTKRMDEILKVLQKDYRIYAPVRFEKRGRYSDTDLIRYAEINSIEDVVYDEKSHFSPKEVIYPITQALFYFTEDEYRESKVDDKKILIFARSCDINGFRRLDTIFLKNGGAEDIYYKRLREKVKFILMECKESWDSCFCVSMGSNKTDNYSLAVRFDGDNILVEVKDHEFINLFANEREVEFTPEFVTSNPTKVNIPEIDSQELLEKIYNLEMWESYNSRCISCGACSAVCITCSCFNTLDIIYTENGRVGERRRVQTSCMHEDFTTMAGGWSFRKTAGERMRFRTLHKIYDYKVRFKDENMCVGCGRCEERCPKLISFSSTINRLYDEVEKLKKGEVSRTREQAPSTEEGK, translated from the coding sequence ATGAGTTATTGTGTAAGCACTAAAAGAATGGATGAAATTTTAAAAGTATTACAAAAGGACTATAGAATATATGCACCTGTACGCTTTGAAAAGCGAGGTCGTTATTCAGACACAGATTTAATTCGATATGCAGAAATTAACTCGATTGAGGATGTAGTCTATGACGAGAAATCACATTTTTCACCAAAAGAAGTGATCTATCCGATTACCCAAGCACTATTCTACTTTACCGAAGATGAATATAGAGAAAGCAAAGTAGACGATAAAAAGATTCTAATATTTGCCCGTTCCTGTGATATAAATGGCTTTAGGCGACTTGACACTATCTTTCTCAAAAATGGGGGAGCAGAAGATATCTACTACAAGCGTTTACGAGAAAAAGTAAAGTTTATTTTGATGGAATGCAAAGAAAGTTGGGATAGTTGTTTTTGCGTCTCAATGGGTTCTAACAAAACCGACAACTACAGTTTAGCAGTTAGATTTGATGGGGACAACATATTGGTAGAAGTAAAAGACCATGAATTTATAAATTTATTTGCCAATGAAAGAGAAGTAGAATTTACACCTGAGTTTGTTACTTCTAACCCAACAAAAGTTAATATCCCTGAAATTGATAGCCAAGAGTTGTTAGAAAAAATTTACAACCTTGAGATGTGGGAAAGTTATAATTCAAGATGTATAAGCTGTGGAGCGTGCAGCGCAGTGTGTATAACCTGCAGCTGTTTTAATACCTTAGATATCATATATACCGAAAATGGCAGAGTAGGTGAAAGAAGAAGGGTTCAAACAAGCTGTATGCACGAAGATTTCACAACAATGGCGGGAGGATGGAGCTTTAGAAAAACTGCTGGAGAGCGGATGAGGTTTAGAACCCTACACAAAATCTACGACTACAAAGTTCGTTTTAAAGATGAGAATATGTGTGTTGGCTGTGGACGTTGTGAGGAAAGATGTCCTAAACTAATATCTTTTTCTTCTACTATTAATCGTTTATATGATGAAGTGGAAAAACTTAAAAAAGGAGAAGTTAGCCGAACAAGAGAACAAGCACCATCAACTGAGGAGGGAAAATAA
- a CDS encoding DsrE family protein — translation MNGLKVLFHINELSRWQIVLGNITNFLNDVGQDNANIEVVINGEAVSIFKNRCQPAEGGGLCDGSINGSLLEQMEKLSKVGVKFVACRNALKGQLVDEESLPDFVTVVPAGITEIVRKQAEGYAYIKP, via the coding sequence ATGAATGGATTAAAGGTTCTCTTCCATATCAATGAGTTAAGCAGGTGGCAGATAGTACTCGGAAATATCACTAATTTTTTAAATGATGTTGGGCAAGATAATGCTAACATTGAAGTAGTGATTAATGGTGAGGCAGTTTCTATTTTTAAAAATAGATGCCAGCCAGCTGAAGGCGGTGGTTTGTGCGATGGATCAATTAATGGATCGCTTTTGGAACAGATGGAGAAATTATCAAAGGTGGGAGTAAAATTTGTAGCATGCCGGAATGCTCTCAAAGGGCAGCTTGTCGATGAAGAGAGCCTTCCCGATTTTGTCACAGTTGTACCAGCTGGCATAACAGAAATTGTCAGAAAACAGGCAGAAGGATATGCCTATATCAAGCCTTGA